One stretch of Micromonospora echinospora DNA includes these proteins:
- a CDS encoding S8 family peptidase, with protein MPDVSLPRRRALRALAVTAAAAAFAAAASTPALAAPTGEVRYAGAADAVSGSYVVVLKGDAVGTANTLAARTAVPDRAAGLAKRYGGNVGTVWSSALTGYSAKMTAAQARRLAADPAVAYVEQDRVMTTQGTQTGATWGLDRIDQRNLPLNSTFTYPNTASNVRAYIIDTGIRTTHSDFGGRATWGTNTVDTNNTDCNGHGTHVAGTVGGTKYGVAKSVRLVAVKVLNCSGSGTTAGVISGVNWVTSNAVKPAVANMSLGGGASTTLDNAVANSINSGITYALAAGNSSANACNSSPARVAAAITVGATTSTDARASYSNYGSCVDIFAPGSSITSAWRTSDTATNSISGTSMASPHVAGAAALVLSANTSYTPAQVASYLTSNATTGKVTSPGSGSPNRLLFVVN; from the coding sequence ATGCCCGACGTGTCCCTTCCCCGGCGGCGCGCGCTGCGTGCGCTCGCCGTCACGGCCGCCGCCGCGGCCTTCGCCGCCGCCGCCTCCACGCCCGCTCTCGCCGCGCCCACCGGGGAGGTCCGGTACGCCGGTGCCGCCGACGCCGTCAGCGGCAGCTACGTGGTCGTGCTCAAGGGCGACGCGGTCGGCACCGCGAACACCCTCGCCGCCCGTACCGCCGTGCCGGACCGGGCCGCCGGCCTGGCCAAGCGCTACGGCGGCAACGTCGGCACGGTGTGGAGCTCCGCCCTCACCGGCTACAGCGCGAAGATGACCGCCGCCCAGGCGCGCCGGCTCGCGGCCGACCCGGCCGTCGCGTACGTCGAGCAGGACCGCGTCATGACCACCCAGGGCACCCAGACCGGGGCCACCTGGGGCCTGGACCGGATCGACCAGCGCAACCTGCCGCTGAACAGCACCTTCACCTACCCGAACACCGCCAGCAACGTGCGCGCCTACATCATCGACACGGGCATCCGCACCACGCACAGCGACTTCGGCGGCCGGGCCACCTGGGGCACCAACACGGTGGACACCAACAACACCGACTGCAACGGCCACGGCACGCACGTCGCCGGCACGGTCGGCGGCACCAAGTACGGCGTGGCCAAGAGCGTGCGCCTGGTCGCCGTCAAGGTGCTCAACTGCTCCGGCAGCGGCACCACCGCCGGTGTGATCAGCGGCGTCAACTGGGTCACCTCGAACGCGGTGAAGCCGGCCGTGGCCAACATGAGCCTCGGCGGTGGCGCCAGCACCACGCTGGACAACGCGGTGGCCAACTCGATCAACTCCGGCATCACGTACGCGCTCGCGGCCGGCAACTCCAGCGCCAACGCGTGCAACTCCTCGCCGGCCCGGGTCGCCGCGGCGATCACGGTGGGTGCCACCACCAGCACCGACGCCCGTGCCTCCTACTCCAACTACGGCTCCTGCGTGGACATCTTCGCCCCGGGTTCGTCGATCACCTCGGCGTGGCGGACCAGCGACACCGCCACCAACTCGATCAGCGGCACCTCGATGGCGTCCCCGCACGTGGCCGGCGCGGCGGCGCTCGTGCTGTCCGCGAACACCTCCTACACCCCGGCTCAGGTGGCCAGCTACCTGACCAGCAACGCCACCACCGGCAAGGTGACCAGCCCGGGCTCGGGCTCGCCGAACCGGCTGCTCTTCGTCGTCAACTGA
- a CDS encoding HhH-GPD-type base excision DNA repair protein yields MVLMTLSLPIDPQANELLARSPLALLLGMVLDQQVPMEKAFSSPYVLAQRLGHEPDAAELAGYDPEALVELFARPPALHRFPKAMAARVQEVCRTLVERYDGDPARLWSDVADGRELLRRVGELPGFGRQKAQIFVALLGKRFGITPDGWREAAGDYGDADAHRSVADVTDPESLRRVREFKQRMKAEAKAAKG; encoded by the coding sequence ATGGTCCTCATGACGCTCTCCCTGCCCATCGACCCGCAGGCCAACGAGCTGCTGGCGCGCAGCCCGCTGGCCCTGCTCCTCGGCATGGTGCTCGACCAGCAGGTGCCGATGGAGAAGGCGTTCTCCTCCCCGTACGTGCTGGCGCAGCGGCTCGGCCACGAGCCGGACGCCGCCGAACTGGCCGGGTACGACCCGGAGGCGCTCGTGGAGCTCTTCGCCCGGCCGCCGGCGCTGCACCGCTTCCCCAAGGCGATGGCGGCCCGCGTGCAGGAGGTGTGCCGGACGCTCGTCGAGCGGTACGACGGCGACCCGGCCCGGCTCTGGTCGGACGTGGCCGACGGGCGGGAGCTGTTGCGCCGGGTCGGCGAGCTGCCCGGGTTCGGCCGGCAGAAGGCGCAGATCTTCGTGGCGCTGCTCGGGAAGCGGTTCGGGATCACCCCGGACGGCTGGCGCGAGGCGGCCGGCGACTACGGCGACGCGGACGCCCACCGGTCGGTCGCGGACGTGACCGATCCGGAGTCGCTGCGCCGGGTACGCGAGTTCAAGCAGCGGATGAAGGCGGAGGCGAAGGCCGCGAAGGGCTGA